One Streptomyces sp. B21-105 genomic region harbors:
- the pgsA gene encoding phosphatidylinositol phosphate synthase, producing the protein MGQPATSRGRTATPTLGKAMLNKYARAFFTRVLTPFAAFLIRRGVSPDTVTLLGTAGVISGALVFYPRGEFFWGTIVITLFVFSDLVDGNMARQLGRTSRWGAFLDSTLDRVADGAIFGGFALWYAGHGDDNALCAVSIFCLASGQVVSYTKARGESIGLPVAVNGLVERAERLVISLVAAGLAGLHTFGVPGIQVLLPIALWIVAVGSLVTLIQRVVTVRRESAEAEQAAATDAADVAERADEARGSGARGSEAAK; encoded by the coding sequence ATGGGCCAGCCGGCGACCAGCAGGGGCCGCACGGCGACACCGACCCTCGGGAAGGCCATGCTGAACAAGTACGCGCGTGCATTCTTCACGCGTGTCCTCACACCGTTCGCCGCGTTTCTCATCCGCCGGGGCGTGAGCCCCGACACGGTCACGCTCCTCGGCACCGCCGGCGTGATCTCGGGCGCGCTGGTCTTCTACCCCAGGGGCGAGTTCTTCTGGGGCACGATCGTGATCACGCTCTTCGTGTTCTCCGACCTCGTCGACGGCAACATGGCCCGCCAGCTCGGCCGTACCAGCCGCTGGGGCGCCTTCCTGGACTCCACGCTCGACCGGGTCGCCGACGGCGCGATCTTCGGCGGCTTCGCGCTCTGGTACGCGGGACACGGCGACGACAACGCGCTGTGCGCCGTCTCGATCTTCTGTCTGGCCAGCGGCCAGGTGGTGTCGTACACGAAGGCCCGCGGCGAGTCGATCGGCCTGCCGGTCGCCGTCAACGGGCTGGTGGAGCGCGCTGAGCGCCTGGTGATCTCGCTGGTCGCGGCGGGTCTCGCGGGTCTGCACACGTTCGGCGTGCCCGGCATCCAGGTGCTGCTGCCGATCGCGCTGTGGATCGTCGCCGTCGGCAGCCTCGTCACGCTGATCCAGCGCGTCGTCACGGTCCGCCGGGAATCCGCCGAGGCGGAGCAGGCGGCCGCGACCGACGCCGCGGACGTCGCGGAGCGGGCGGACGAGGCGCGCGGCAGCGGGGCCCGGGGGAGCGAGGCCGCGAAGTGA
- a CDS encoding elongation factor G-like protein EF-G2 encodes MGDKANAHPGAAGRATAADRPASVRNVVLVGHCGSGKTTLVEALALTAGAVNRAGRVEDGGTVSDYDEIEHRQQRSVQLSLVPVTFDGIKVNLLDTPGYADFVGELRAGLRAADAALFVVSAADGVDGSTRMVWEECAAVGMPRAIVVTHLEAARADFEEMTRICADAFGADDPDAVLPLYLPIRGPEGPDGHAPVTGLTGLLSRTLFDYSFGERKESEPDEGRLAAMEEARNRLIEGIIAESEDETLMDRYLGGEQIDVKTLIDDLERAVARGAFFPVLAAAPAAEGARQGLGTVELLELVTRGFPTPLEREAPLVTTVDGRPRELKPCDPEGPLVAEVVKTSSDPYVGRVSLVRVFSGTLHPDETVHVSGHGLADRGHEDHDVDERVGALSAPFGKQQRPLTHCIAGDLACVAKLGRAETGDTLSAKDDPLLMEPWQMPDPLLPLAIRAHSKADEDKLSQGLGRLVAEDPTMRLEHNQHTHQVVLWCLGEAHADVALERLRSRYGVQVDVVPHQVSLRETFAAKSAGRGRHVKQSGGHGQYAVCEIEVEPLPGGSGIEFVDRVVGGSVPRQFIPSVEKGVRAQAAKGVAAGHPLVDVRITLLDGKAHSVDSSDAAFQTAGALALREAAADARIHLLEPVAEVSVLVGDEYVGPVMSDLSGRRGRVLGTEQTSGSRTLVRAEVPEIEIGRYAVDLRSLSHGTARFHRAYARHEPMPPQVAEKVRQRAEAG; translated from the coding sequence ATGGGCGACAAGGCGAACGCACACCCCGGAGCCGCCGGCAGGGCTACGGCGGCCGACCGACCCGCGTCCGTACGGAATGTGGTGCTGGTCGGCCACTGCGGATCGGGCAAGACGACATTGGTGGAAGCTCTCGCGCTGACCGCGGGAGCAGTGAACCGGGCGGGCCGCGTGGAGGACGGCGGCACCGTCTCCGACTACGACGAGATCGAGCACCGGCAGCAGCGCTCGGTGCAGCTCTCGCTGGTGCCCGTCACCTTCGACGGCATCAAGGTCAATCTCCTCGACACCCCCGGATACGCCGACTTCGTGGGGGAGCTCAGGGCCGGTCTGCGCGCCGCGGACGCGGCCCTCTTCGTCGTCTCGGCGGCGGACGGCGTGGACGGGTCGACGCGCATGGTCTGGGAGGAGTGCGCGGCGGTCGGCATGCCCCGCGCGATCGTCGTCACGCACCTGGAGGCCGCCCGCGCGGACTTCGAGGAGATGACGCGGATCTGCGCGGACGCCTTCGGCGCGGACGACCCGGACGCGGTCCTGCCGCTGTACCTGCCCATACGCGGGCCCGAGGGGCCCGACGGGCACGCGCCGGTGACCGGGCTGACCGGACTGCTGTCCCGGACGCTGTTCGACTACTCCTTCGGCGAACGCAAGGAGTCCGAGCCGGACGAGGGCCGGCTGGCGGCCATGGAGGAGGCCCGCAACCGGCTGATCGAGGGGATCATCGCCGAGAGCGAGGACGAGACCCTCATGGACCGGTATCTCGGCGGCGAGCAGATCGACGTCAAGACGCTGATCGACGACCTGGAGCGGGCCGTCGCGCGCGGCGCGTTCTTCCCCGTCCTCGCGGCCGCCCCCGCCGCCGAGGGCGCCCGGCAGGGCCTCGGCACGGTCGAACTCCTGGAACTGGTCACCAGGGGCTTCCCGACGCCGCTGGAACGCGAGGCGCCGCTCGTGACCACGGTCGACGGCCGGCCACGGGAGCTGAAGCCGTGCGATCCGGAAGGTCCGCTGGTCGCGGAGGTCGTGAAGACCTCCTCCGACCCCTACGTCGGCCGGGTCTCGCTGGTCCGCGTGTTCTCCGGGACCCTGCACCCCGACGAGACCGTCCACGTCTCCGGGCACGGCCTCGCCGACCGCGGTCACGAGGACCACGACGTCGACGAGCGCGTCGGCGCCCTGTCCGCGCCGTTCGGAAAACAACAGCGGCCCCTGACCCACTGCATCGCGGGCGACCTCGCGTGCGTGGCGAAACTCGGCCGCGCGGAGACCGGCGACACCCTCTCCGCCAAGGACGATCCGCTCCTGATGGAGCCCTGGCAGATGCCGGACCCGCTGCTCCCGCTGGCCATCCGGGCCCACAGCAAGGCCGACGAGGACAAGCTCTCGCAGGGCCTGGGCCGACTGGTCGCCGAGGACCCCACGATGCGCCTGGAGCACAACCAGCACACCCACCAGGTGGTGCTGTGGTGCCTGGGCGAGGCGCACGCGGACGTCGCGCTCGAACGGCTGCGCTCCCGTTACGGCGTCCAGGTCGACGTCGTCCCGCACCAGGTGTCCCTGCGGGAGACGTTCGCGGCGAAGTCCGCCGGGCGCGGGCGGCATGTGAAGCAGTCCGGCGGGCACGGCCAGTACGCCGTCTGCGAGATCGAGGTGGAGCCACTGCCGGGCGGCTCGGGCATCGAGTTCGTGGACCGGGTCGTCGGCGGTTCGGTGCCGCGGCAGTTCATCCCGTCCGTCGAGAAGGGCGTCCGGGCGCAGGCGGCCAAGGGAGTGGCCGCGGGGCATCCGTTGGTGGACGTGCGGATCACGCTGCTGGACGGCAAGGCGCACTCGGTGGACTCCTCCGACGCGGCTTTCCAGACAGCCGGCGCGCTGGCCCTCAGGGAGGCGGCGGCCGACGCGAGGATCCATCTGCTGGAACCGGTGGCCGAGGTGTCCGTGCTGGTGGGCGACGAGTACGTGGGCCCCGTGATGAGCGACCTGTCGGGCCGCCGCGGACGCGTGCTGGGCACCGAGCAGACCAGCGGGAGCCGCACGCTCGTGCGGGCCGAGGTGCCGGAGATCGAGATCGGCCGGTACGCGGTCGATCTGCGCTCCCTCTCGCACGGCACGGCCCGCTTCCACCGCGCGTACGCCCGGCACGAGCCGATGCCGCCGCAGGTCGCCGAGAAGGTACGCCAACGGGCGGAGGCAGGCTGA
- a CDS encoding HIT family protein has protein sequence MLPCMTSEPEQQIGVGTQDAFQRLWTPHRMAYIQGENKPTGPGAGDGCPFCSIPAKSDEDGLVVRRGEHVYAVLNLYPYNGGHLMTVPYRHVADYTDLTGPETAELGELTKQAMTALRLASGAQGFNIGMNQGAVAGAGIAAHLHQHIVPRWGGDTNFMPVVGHTRVLPQLLADTRKMLAEAWPTA, from the coding sequence ATGCTGCCTTGCATGACGAGTGAGCCGGAGCAGCAGATCGGAGTGGGGACGCAGGACGCGTTCCAGCGCCTGTGGACGCCCCACCGGATGGCCTACATCCAGGGCGAGAACAAGCCGACCGGCCCCGGCGCCGGAGACGGCTGTCCGTTCTGCTCGATCCCGGCGAAGTCCGACGAGGACGGCCTGGTCGTCCGGCGCGGGGAGCACGTGTACGCGGTGCTGAACCTGTACCCGTACAACGGCGGCCATCTGATGACCGTGCCCTACCGTCATGTGGCCGACTACACCGACCTGACCGGGCCGGAGACCGCCGAGCTCGGCGAGCTGACCAAGCAGGCGATGACGGCCCTGCGTCTCGCGTCCGGCGCGCAGGGCTTCAACATCGGCATGAACCAGGGCGCCGTCGCGGGCGCCGGGATCGCCGCGCACCTGCACCAGCACATCGTGCCCCGCTGGGGCGGCGACACGAACTTCATGCCGGTGGTCGGGCACACGCGCGTACTGCCGCAACTGCTGGCGGACACGAGGAAAATGCTGGCAGAGGCCTGGCCGACGGCCTGA
- a CDS encoding potassium channel family protein — translation MDEDSRLARWEQRTEVPLALVSLAFLVGYAIHVLARDITDGWRDLCFTVMLAAWAMFAADYGVRWRLSGQRLRFVRTHWLDGLVVVLPLLRPLRIVKLYEAVQRRHGQPRLSLHARVITYAGLSTGLLGFAGALAVYSQERGAPGANMKTFGDALWWTCETLTTVGYGDITPVTVRGRLIAVGMMACGLALLGAVTGSFSSWLIQVFSQDDRGSDRGPAGPGDGEGPPR, via the coding sequence ATGGACGAAGACAGCCGCCTGGCCCGCTGGGAACAGCGCACCGAGGTGCCCCTCGCACTGGTTTCCCTGGCCTTCCTCGTCGGCTACGCGATCCACGTCCTCGCCCGGGACATCACGGACGGCTGGCGGGACCTCTGCTTCACCGTGATGCTGGCCGCGTGGGCGATGTTCGCCGCGGACTACGGGGTGCGCTGGAGGCTCAGCGGTCAACGGCTGCGCTTCGTGCGCACCCACTGGCTGGACGGACTGGTGGTCGTGCTCCCCCTGCTGCGCCCGCTGCGGATCGTCAAGCTCTACGAGGCCGTGCAGCGCCGGCACGGGCAGCCCCGGTTGTCGCTGCACGCGCGCGTGATCACCTATGCCGGGCTGTCCACGGGACTGCTCGGCTTCGCCGGCGCGCTCGCCGTGTACAGCCAGGAACGCGGAGCGCCGGGCGCGAACATGAAGACCTTCGGCGACGCCCTCTGGTGGACCTGCGAGACGCTCACCACCGTCGGCTACGGCGACATCACCCCCGTCACCGTGCGCGGACGGCTGATCGCGGTCGGGATGATGGCGTGCGGGCTGGCCCTGCTGGGCGCGGTCACCGGGTCGTTCTCGTCCTGGCTGATCCAGGTGTTCTCGCAGGACGACCGCGGGAGCGACCGCGGTCCCGCGGGCCCCGGGGACGGCGAAGGGCCCCCGAGGTGA
- the thrS gene encoding threonine--tRNA ligase: MSDVRVIIQRDSEREERTVTTGTTAADLFAGERSIVAARVAGELRDLAYVLRDGEEVEGVEISSEDGLNILRHSTAHVMAQAVQELFPEAKLGIGPPVKDGFYYDFDVEKPFTPEDLKAVEKKMQEIQKRGQRFSRRVVTDEAAREELADEPYKLELIGLKGSASSDDGADVEVGAGELTIYDNLDAKTGDLCWKDLCRGPHLPTTRNIPAFKLMRNAAAYWRGSEKNPMLQRIYGTAWPTKDELKAHLDFLAEAEKRDHRKLGSELDLFSIPEQIGSGLAVFHPKGGVVRRVMEDYSRRRHEEEGYEFVYTPHATKGKLFEQSGHLDWYADGMYPPMQLDEGVDYYLKPMNCPMHNLIFDARGRSYRELPLRLFEFGTVYRYEKSGVVHGLTRARGFTQDDAHIYCTREQMAEELDKTLTFVLGLLRDYGLTDFYLELSTKDPEKFVGSDDVWEEATETLRQVAEKQGLPLVPDPGGAAFYGPKISVQTKDAIGRTWQMSTIQLDFNLPERFELEYTSPDGSKQRPVMIHRALFGSIERFFAVLLEHYAGAFPAWLAPVQAIGIPIGDTHVDYLEKFAAAARKQGLRVDVDSSSDRMQKKIRNAQKQKVPFMVIAGDEDMAGGSVSFRYRDGSQENGIPFDEAIAKIAKVVEERTQV; this comes from the coding sequence GTGTCAGACGTCCGTGTGATCATCCAACGCGATTCCGAGCGGGAAGAGCGCACGGTGACGACGGGCACCACGGCCGCCGACCTCTTCGCCGGCGAGCGCTCGATCGTCGCCGCGCGCGTGGCCGGCGAGCTCAGGGACCTGGCGTACGTGCTGCGGGACGGCGAAGAGGTCGAAGGCGTCGAGATCTCCTCCGAGGACGGTCTGAACATCCTGCGCCACTCCACCGCGCACGTGATGGCCCAGGCCGTGCAGGAGCTCTTCCCGGAAGCCAAGCTGGGCATCGGCCCGCCGGTCAAGGACGGCTTCTACTACGACTTCGACGTCGAGAAGCCGTTCACGCCCGAGGATCTCAAGGCCGTCGAGAAGAAGATGCAGGAGATCCAGAAGCGGGGCCAGCGCTTCTCCCGCCGTGTGGTCACCGACGAAGCGGCCCGTGAGGAGCTCGCCGACGAGCCGTACAAGCTGGAGCTGATCGGCCTCAAGGGCTCGGCCTCCTCCGACGACGGCGCGGATGTCGAGGTCGGCGCCGGCGAGCTGACGATCTACGACAACCTCGACGCGAAGACCGGCGACCTGTGCTGGAAGGACCTCTGCCGCGGTCCCCACCTGCCCACCACCCGCAACATCCCGGCGTTCAAGCTGATGCGCAACGCGGCCGCCTACTGGCGCGGCAGCGAGAAGAACCCGATGCTCCAGCGGATCTACGGCACCGCGTGGCCGACCAAGGACGAGCTGAAGGCACACCTCGACTTCCTCGCCGAGGCCGAGAAGCGCGACCACCGCAAGCTGGGCTCCGAACTCGACCTGTTCTCCATCCCGGAGCAGATCGGCTCCGGCCTCGCGGTCTTCCACCCCAAGGGCGGCGTCGTGCGCCGGGTCATGGAGGACTACTCGCGCCGCCGCCACGAGGAGGAGGGCTACGAGTTCGTCTACACCCCGCACGCGACGAAGGGGAAGCTCTTCGAGCAGTCCGGGCACCTGGACTGGTACGCCGACGGCATGTACCCGCCCATGCAGCTCGACGAGGGCGTGGACTACTACCTCAAGCCCATGAACTGCCCGATGCACAACCTGATCTTCGACGCGCGCGGCCGCTCCTACCGCGAACTGCCGCTGCGCCTCTTCGAGTTCGGGACCGTGTACCGGTACGAGAAGTCGGGCGTCGTGCACGGCCTGACCCGCGCGCGCGGCTTCACCCAGGACGACGCGCACATCTACTGCACCCGCGAGCAGATGGCGGAGGAGCTCGACAAGACGCTCACCTTCGTCCTCGGCCTGCTGCGCGACTACGGCCTGACCGACTTCTACCTGGAGCTGTCCACCAAGGACCCGGAGAAGTTCGTCGGCTCGGACGACGTCTGGGAGGAGGCGACCGAGACGCTGCGCCAGGTCGCCGAGAAGCAGGGCCTGCCCCTGGTCCCGGACCCGGGCGGCGCCGCCTTCTACGGCCCCAAGATCTCCGTCCAGACGAAGGACGCCATCGGCCGCACCTGGCAGATGTCGACCATCCAGCTCGACTTCAACCTGCCGGAGCGCTTCGAGCTCGAGTACACCTCGCCCGACGGCTCCAAGCAGCGGCCGGTCATGATCCACCGGGCCCTGTTCGGGTCGATCGAACGGTTCTTCGCGGTGCTCCTGGAGCACTACGCGGGCGCCTTCCCCGCGTGGCTGGCCCCGGTGCAGGCGATCGGCATCCCGATCGGCGACACGCACGTCGACTACCTGGAGAAGTTCGCCGCGGCCGCCAGGAAGCAGGGGCTGCGGGTCGACGTCGACTCCTCCTCCGACCGGATGCAGAAGAAGATCCGCAACGCCCAGAAGCAGAAGGTGCCCTTCATGGTCATCGCGGGCGACGAGGACATGGCTGGCGGTTCGGTGTCCTTCCGCTACCGCGACGGCTCCCAGGAGAACGGCATCCCGTTCGACGAGGCCATCGCGAAGATCGCGAAGGTCGTCGAGGAGCGTACGCAGGTCTGA
- a CDS encoding DUF4365 domain-containing protein — protein sequence MAIAQPERSGLLPERAGVERGTLATTACMETLQVGYLHAVAAAAGCSLSQPFPDNGIDWHVSHSAPGHTVDDEVTIKVQLKATYQVRPDPPGHSFSFTLDNDHLRKLARTPVTVHKILVVMIVPRAREQWLRAGHDRLDLRHCCYWVNLAGHPITGRTRTTVRIPTARIFDDRALCEIMTRAGTGGRP from the coding sequence ATGGCGATAGCGCAGCCCGAGCGGAGCGGGCTGCTGCCCGAGCGCGCGGGCGTCGAACGCGGCACGCTCGCCACCACCGCCTGCATGGAGACACTGCAGGTGGGCTATCTGCACGCCGTCGCGGCCGCCGCGGGATGCTCGCTGTCCCAGCCCTTCCCCGACAACGGCATCGACTGGCACGTCAGCCACAGCGCCCCCGGCCACACCGTCGACGACGAGGTCACCATCAAGGTGCAGCTGAAGGCCACCTACCAGGTGCGGCCCGACCCGCCAGGCCACTCCTTCTCCTTCACCCTCGACAACGACCACCTGCGCAAGCTCGCCCGCACCCCCGTCACGGTGCACAAGATCCTGGTCGTCATGATCGTTCCCCGGGCGCGGGAACAGTGGTTGCGGGCCGGCCACGACCGCCTCGACCTGCGGCACTGCTGCTACTGGGTCAATCTCGCCGGCCACCCGATCACCGGCCGGACCCGCACCACCGTGCGGATACCGACCGCACGCATCTTCGACGACCGGGCGCTGTGCGAGATCATGACGCGAGCCGGGACGGGAGGCAGACCGTGA
- a CDS encoding 3'-5' exonuclease, translating into MTYWYEGPLASFDTETTGVDVETDRIVSAALVVQDAPGARPRVSRWLVNPGVPVPAGATEVHGLTDEHLQRNGRWPAPVMFEIAQLLTEQAAAGRPLVVMNAPFDLTLLDRELRRHRASSLGHWLDATPLRVLDPRVLDKQLDRYRKGRRTLTDLCAHYDVTLAEAHDAAADALAALEVVRAVGRRFAARLERLSPAELHALQTSWHAAQARGLQAWFARSGSPETVDTSWPLRPEMPAAA; encoded by the coding sequence ATGACGTACTGGTACGAGGGCCCTCTGGCCTCCTTTGACACGGAGACGACGGGTGTCGACGTGGAGACCGACCGGATCGTGTCGGCCGCCCTCGTCGTCCAGGATGCGCCGGGGGCGCGGCCGCGGGTCAGCCGGTGGCTGGTGAACCCGGGCGTGCCGGTGCCCGCGGGGGCGACGGAGGTGCACGGACTGACGGACGAGCATCTGCAGCGCAACGGCCGCTGGCCGGCGCCGGTGATGTTCGAGATAGCCCAGCTGCTCACCGAACAGGCCGCCGCGGGCCGCCCGTTGGTGGTGATGAACGCGCCGTTCGACCTGACGCTGCTCGACCGCGAGCTGCGCAGGCACCGGGCCTCGTCGCTGGGCCACTGGCTGGACGCGACGCCGCTGCGGGTGCTGGACCCGCGGGTCCTGGACAAGCAGCTGGACCGCTACCGCAAGGGGCGTCGCACGCTCACCGACCTGTGCGCGCACTACGACGTGACGTTGGCGGAGGCGCACGACGCGGCGGCCGACGCCCTCGCCGCGCTGGAGGTCGTCCGCGCGGTAGGGCGCCGGTTCGCCGCCCGGCTGGAGCGCCTGTCCCCGGCCGAGCTGCACGCCCTGCAGACGTCCTGGCACGCCGCTCAGGCGCGGGGGCTCCAGGCGTGGTTCGCGCGCAGCGGCTCGCCGGAGACGGTGGACACGTCGTGGCCGCTGCGGCCCGAGATGCCGGCAGCGGCGTAG
- a CDS encoding SRPBCC family protein, translating to MDWTRYRFRSLWPLDAPPTRVYDVLERAEDYPRWWPQVREVNRIDDTTGVIRIRSLLPYDMTFTAREVRRDPAAGILQTALSGDIDGWARWTVTADGAGSLARYDQAVEVNKPLLRRFAVPGRPVFRLNHRLMMRAGRRGLTAYLEAV from the coding sequence ATGGACTGGACCCGCTACCGCTTTCGCAGCCTGTGGCCGCTGGACGCGCCGCCCACGCGCGTGTACGACGTGCTGGAGCGAGCCGAGGACTACCCGCGCTGGTGGCCCCAGGTGCGCGAGGTGAACCGGATCGACGACACGACCGGCGTCATCCGCATCCGCTCCCTCCTCCCGTACGACATGACATTCACCGCGCGTGAGGTGCGGCGCGACCCCGCGGCCGGGATCCTTCAGACCGCGCTGTCGGGCGACATCGACGGGTGGGCGCGCTGGACCGTCACCGCCGACGGCGCCGGCAGCCTCGCCCGCTACGACCAGGCCGTCGAGGTGAACAAGCCACTGCTGAGACGGTTCGCCGTGCCGGGGCGGCCGGTGTTCCGGCTGAACCACCGACTGATGATGCGGGCCGGGCGCCGCGGCCTGACCGCGTACCTGGAAGCGGTTTGA